From a region of the Dyella jiangningensis genome:
- a CDS encoding LapA family protein, whose product MRLIVTLILLLFIAVGIVLGALNADLVGYDLGFARLEVPKGAALLLALVIGWLLGGLTAWLGVSFRHRRQRRQAPASKTKTSPAGA is encoded by the coding sequence ATGCGACTGATCGTGACGCTAATCCTCCTGCTCTTCATTGCCGTGGGCATCGTGCTGGGCGCTCTGAATGCCGACCTGGTCGGCTATGACCTCGGCTTTGCGCGGCTGGAAGTGCCCAAGGGGGCGGCTCTGCTGCTGGCCCTCGTGATCGGGTGGCTGCTGGGTGGCCTCACCGCTTGGCTGGGTGTCAGCTTCCGCCACCGGCGCCAGCGCCGCCAGGCGCCCGCCAGCAAGACCAAGACCTCGCCGGCCGGCGCATGA
- a CDS encoding MraY family glycosyltransferase, translating into MSPTSLAIGMVLASLVISLAVVRGAIAYAHHRGMMDLPGQRRSHTIPTPRGGGIGIVVAALATLPAALALLPGAWSAPVVAALAVATVSVAAVGWWDDHHPLPVLPRFGIQLLSASLVAAAFVMGGMSVWWLPLVVLAGTWSINLHNFMDGIDGLLAQQVVFVSLGLALLAWGAAQPALAGAAACLAGAALGFWYFNRPRARIFMGDVGSGTMGLLLFALTAMLWRVDWHLLWSALILSSSFVADATLTLLARMASGRRWYTAHREHLYQWLVRSGFTHATGGACYLAWNLLVAAPLAALAWFRPTWSVPLFLGTYLIAATVWILMKRQCLGRVSNKGRHVIS; encoded by the coding sequence ATGAGCCCGACTTCGCTGGCGATAGGGATGGTGCTGGCCTCGTTGGTGATCTCCCTGGCCGTGGTGCGCGGCGCGATCGCCTATGCCCATCACCGGGGCATGATGGACCTGCCCGGGCAGCGGCGCTCGCACACCATTCCCACGCCGCGGGGTGGCGGCATCGGTATCGTGGTGGCTGCGCTGGCGACCCTTCCTGCCGCCTTGGCGCTATTGCCCGGAGCGTGGTCCGCGCCGGTCGTGGCCGCATTGGCCGTGGCCACCGTATCGGTCGCGGCGGTGGGCTGGTGGGACGATCATCACCCCTTGCCGGTGCTTCCGCGCTTCGGCATCCAGTTGCTCTCGGCTTCGCTCGTTGCGGCAGCGTTTGTCATGGGGGGCATGTCAGTCTGGTGGCTGCCCTTGGTGGTGCTGGCCGGCACCTGGAGCATCAACCTGCACAACTTCATGGACGGCATCGACGGCCTGCTGGCCCAGCAGGTGGTCTTCGTCAGCCTGGGCCTGGCCCTCCTGGCCTGGGGGGCGGCTCAGCCTGCCCTGGCCGGTGCGGCGGCTTGTCTGGCCGGTGCGGCATTGGGCTTCTGGTACTTCAACCGGCCCCGGGCCCGTATTTTCATGGGGGACGTGGGCAGCGGGACCATGGGGCTGCTCCTGTTCGCCCTGACGGCCATGCTTTGGCGGGTCGATTGGCACCTGCTGTGGTCGGCCCTGATCCTCAGTTCATCTTTTGTAGCGGACGCAACCCTTACTCTGTTGGCCCGTATGGCGAGTGGTCGCCGTTGGTACACTGCCCATCGCGAGCATCTGTATCAATGGCTGGTTCGCAGCGGCTTCACGCATGCAACGGGGGGAGCGTGCTATCTGGCCTGGAATCTGTTGGTGGCGGCGCCGTTGGCCGCGCTGGCGTGGTTCCGGCCGACTTGGTCTGTACCGTTGTTCCTCGGTACCTATCTGATAGCGGCCACCGTATGGATACTCATGAAACGCCAGTGTCTTGGGCGTGTTTCGAACAAGGGCCGTCATGTCATTTCGTAA
- a CDS encoding polysaccharide biosynthesis protein has protein sequence MSFRKLIGVIHPRMAVVIHDLLMAALAWWVAKALRYALIDNAAINFHVLEFPLVLLVQGAVLSWTGLYKGVWRFASLPDLWNIFRAAVLGALAIAAALMLYNRLEDVPRSVLLLYPMVLAVLLGTPRLAYRFWKDSRLDLFQDKPLQRVLIVGADRAGEALSRDLHRDSGYTVVGFVDDKESLRGASINGRPVLGRIDQIPQLAREVAAQMLLIAMPGASTQEMRRIVELCDQSGLPYRTVPKLEDVVSGRAHFNEIKEVAIEDLLGRDTVELDWTAIRVTLTGRRVLVTGGGGSIGSELCRQVARLGAQSLCVVDNSEYNLYRISQELRAEYPELLYEAVLADCGDPAAMRKLFGEYKPQVVFHAAAYKHVPLLQGQLRAAFRNNVLATRNVADLADRHAVECFVLISTDKAVNPTSVMGACKRMAEIWCQNLNEHSQTHFITVRFGNVLDSAGSVVPLFRQQIRNGGPVTITHPEISRYFMTIPEACQLILQAASIGKGGEIFALDMGEPIKIRDLAEQMIRLAGRKPGTEIPIVYTGLRAGEKLFEELFHPLENYVETTHAKIFLAQYRQVKWDVLNAQLAKAADAVVAYDEDTLRQCVSNLLPSFRWSETPQPDNVVTLRRSESGEK, from the coding sequence ATGTCATTTCGTAAGCTGATCGGTGTCATCCATCCGCGCATGGCCGTGGTCATCCACGACCTGCTGATGGCTGCGCTGGCCTGGTGGGTGGCCAAGGCCTTGCGCTACGCGCTGATCGACAACGCGGCGATCAACTTCCACGTGCTCGAATTCCCGCTGGTGCTGCTGGTGCAGGGCGCCGTGCTGAGCTGGACGGGCCTGTACAAGGGCGTGTGGCGGTTCGCGAGCCTGCCTGACCTGTGGAACATCTTCCGCGCGGCCGTACTGGGCGCGCTGGCTATCGCCGCCGCGCTGATGCTCTACAACCGCCTCGAGGACGTGCCTCGTTCGGTGCTGCTGCTGTATCCGATGGTGCTTGCCGTCCTGCTGGGCACGCCGCGGCTGGCCTACCGCTTCTGGAAGGACAGCCGACTCGACCTGTTCCAGGACAAACCCCTGCAGCGCGTGCTGATCGTGGGCGCGGACCGTGCCGGTGAGGCCCTGTCCCGCGACCTGCATCGGGACAGCGGCTATACCGTGGTCGGCTTCGTCGACGACAAGGAAAGTCTGCGCGGTGCCAGCATCAACGGCCGCCCAGTACTCGGTCGCATCGACCAGATTCCGCAGCTCGCGCGCGAAGTGGCCGCACAGATGCTGCTGATTGCCATGCCCGGCGCCTCCACCCAGGAAATGCGCCGCATCGTCGAACTGTGCGATCAAAGCGGGTTGCCTTACCGCACCGTACCGAAGCTGGAAGACGTCGTTTCCGGCCGCGCGCACTTCAACGAGATCAAGGAAGTCGCCATCGAGGACCTGCTGGGTCGCGACACGGTGGAACTCGACTGGACGGCCATTCGCGTGACGCTGACCGGCCGGCGCGTGCTGGTCACCGGCGGTGGCGGCTCGATTGGCTCGGAGCTCTGCCGCCAGGTGGCGCGCCTGGGAGCGCAGTCGCTCTGCGTGGTGGACAACAGCGAGTACAACCTCTATCGCATTTCGCAGGAGCTTCGCGCGGAATATCCCGAGCTGCTGTACGAAGCCGTGCTGGCCGATTGCGGCGATCCGGCCGCGATGCGCAAGCTGTTCGGCGAATACAAGCCGCAGGTGGTGTTCCACGCTGCCGCCTACAAGCATGTGCCGTTGCTGCAGGGCCAGTTGCGTGCAGCCTTCCGCAACAACGTGCTGGCCACGCGCAACGTCGCCGATCTCGCCGACCGTCATGCGGTGGAATGCTTCGTACTGATTTCCACCGACAAGGCGGTCAACCCGACCAGCGTGATGGGCGCCTGCAAGCGCATGGCGGAAATCTGGTGCCAGAACCTCAACGAGCATTCGCAGACGCACTTTATCACCGTGCGTTTCGGCAACGTGCTCGATTCGGCCGGCTCCGTCGTGCCGCTGTTCCGCCAGCAGATCCGCAATGGTGGGCCGGTCACCATCACGCATCCGGAGATCTCGCGCTACTTCATGACCATTCCCGAGGCCTGCCAATTGATCCTGCAGGCGGCCAGCATCGGCAAGGGCGGCGAGATCTTCGCGCTGGACATGGGCGAGCCGATCAAGATCCGCGATCTGGCCGAACAGATGATTCGCCTGGCGGGCCGCAAGCCGGGCACCGAGATCCCGATCGTCTATACCGGCCTGCGCGCGGGCGAGAAATTATTCGAAGAGCTGTTCCATCCCCTCGAGAACTATGTCGAAACGACGCACGCGAAGATCTTCCTCGCGCAGTATCGTCAGGTGAAGTGGGACGTGCTCAATGCACAGTTGGCCAAGGCAGCCGATGCCGTGGTCGCTTATGACGAGGATACGTTGCGCCAGTGCGTGTCCAACCTGCTGCCCTCGTTCCGCTGGAGCGAGACGCCGCAACCGGACAACGTGGTGACGCTGCGTCGCAGCGAATCAGGAGAGAAGTAA
- the cmk gene encoding (d)CMP kinase, translated as MSPSASVPVLTIDGPSGSGKGTISRLVAEELGWRLLDSGALYRAVGYAAGAEGLDLSDVDAVTRCAQTTKIRFHATADGSDTRVLVNGHDATDELRTETAGAAASAIASIPSVRQALVDMQLAFRKTPGLVADGRDMGTVIFPDARFKVFLTASAAERAKRRYKQLKEKGLSVTLATLQREIEARDARDASRTVAPLKPAVDAVFIETTGMGIEDVVAKVLAVVRP; from the coding sequence ATGAGCCCATCCGCGTCCGTTCCCGTGCTGACCATCGACGGACCGTCGGGATCGGGCAAGGGCACCATCAGCCGTCTGGTGGCCGAGGAACTGGGCTGGCGGCTGCTGGACTCGGGGGCGCTGTACCGGGCGGTGGGCTACGCGGCGGGTGCCGAAGGGCTGGACCTGTCGGACGTGGACGCCGTCACCCGCTGCGCCCAGACAACCAAGATCCGCTTCCACGCAACAGCGGATGGCAGCGATACCCGGGTGCTGGTCAACGGCCACGACGCCACCGACGAACTGCGTACCGAAACGGCGGGGGCAGCGGCCTCGGCGATCGCCTCGATTCCCTCGGTGCGTCAAGCACTTGTGGACATGCAGCTGGCTTTCCGCAAGACCCCGGGACTGGTGGCGGACGGTCGCGACATGGGTACGGTGATCTTCCCAGATGCCCGGTTCAAGGTGTTCCTGACCGCCAGCGCCGCCGAACGGGCCAAAAGACGCTATAAGCAGTTGAAGGAAAAGGGGCTGAGCGTTACACTTGCTACCCTTCAGCGCGAGATCGAAGCGCGTGATGCCCGCGATGCCTCGCGGACGGTCGCGCCGCTCAAGCCGGCCGTGGACGCGGTTTTCATCGAAACCACCGGCATGGGCATCGAGGATGTCGTGGCGAAAGTATTGGCTGTCGTGCGGCCCTGA
- a CDS encoding integration host factor subunit beta: MTKSELIEALARRQTHLAFADVELAVKSVIEQMSHALSHGERIEVRGFGSFALHYRPPRMGRNPKTGEAVALPGKHVPHFKPGKELRERVNMDLV; the protein is encoded by the coding sequence ATGACCAAATCCGAATTGATCGAGGCGCTGGCACGGCGTCAGACCCATCTCGCGTTCGCTGATGTGGAGCTGGCGGTCAAAAGCGTGATCGAACAGATGAGCCATGCTCTGTCCCACGGCGAGCGCATCGAGGTCCGCGGTTTCGGCAGCTTCGCGCTGCATTACCGCCCGCCGCGCATGGGCCGCAATCCCAAGACGGGTGAAGCGGTTGCTCTGCCGGGCAAGCATGTCCCGCACTTCAAGCCGGGCAAGGAATTGCGCGAGCGAGTCAACATGGATCTGGTCTGA
- the lapB gene encoding lipopolysaccharide assembly protein LapB: MSALQYVLILLVPAAFASGWLTARKAGARRSGAQVSELSSDYFRGLNYLLNEEQDKAIEVFLKLAEYNRDTVETHLALGNLFRRRGEVDRAIRLHQHLVSRPGLSDAMKTVALLELGEDYMRAGLLDRAETLFSDLVAMDAHAPSALRHLIAIYQHERDWHKAIEHARRLEAMTGEDEADMVAQFYCELAEQSRQHGARQDAREYLRQAFSCQANCVRAFMLTGRLYAEEGQHAEAAKAYEQAVEADIAFVPEILPPLLNSYARSQQMEHAEHFLRDILDRYHGISPVLALTRLYQQRDGERTAIEFLTSQLRQRPSVRGLMALIDATMDKIEGEARENFLILRDLTKKLLEGQAMYRCSRCGFGAKAHHWQCPSCKSWSTIRPIHGVANE; the protein is encoded by the coding sequence ATGAGCGCACTTCAGTATGTCCTCATCCTGCTGGTGCCCGCAGCATTCGCCAGCGGCTGGCTGACCGCCAGGAAAGCAGGAGCGCGCCGCTCGGGTGCGCAGGTCAGCGAACTGTCTTCCGATTACTTCCGAGGCCTCAACTACCTGCTCAACGAGGAGCAGGACAAGGCCATCGAAGTGTTCCTCAAGCTGGCCGAATACAACCGCGACACCGTGGAAACGCACTTAGCGTTAGGCAACCTGTTCCGTCGACGAGGCGAAGTGGACCGAGCCATCCGCCTGCACCAGCATCTGGTATCGCGCCCGGGCCTGTCGGACGCGATGAAGACGGTCGCGCTGCTGGAACTGGGCGAGGATTACATGCGCGCCGGATTGCTGGACCGTGCGGAAACGCTGTTCTCCGACCTGGTGGCGATGGACGCCCATGCGCCTTCGGCCTTGCGCCACCTGATCGCGATCTACCAGCACGAACGCGATTGGCACAAGGCGATCGAACATGCACGCCGCCTGGAGGCAATGACCGGCGAAGACGAAGCCGACATGGTCGCGCAGTTCTATTGCGAGCTGGCCGAGCAATCGCGACAGCACGGTGCGCGCCAGGACGCGCGCGAATATCTCCGCCAGGCCTTTTCCTGCCAGGCGAACTGCGTGCGCGCCTTCATGTTGACCGGGCGGCTCTACGCGGAAGAAGGCCAGCACGCCGAAGCCGCCAAGGCCTATGAGCAAGCCGTGGAGGCGGATATCGCCTTCGTGCCGGAGATCCTGCCGCCGCTGCTCAACAGCTACGCACGCTCGCAGCAGATGGAGCATGCCGAGCATTTCCTGCGTGACATCCTCGATCGCTATCACGGCATTTCGCCAGTGTTGGCGCTGACGCGCCTGTATCAGCAGCGCGATGGCGAACGCACCGCGATCGAGTTCCTCACGTCGCAACTTCGCCAGCGTCCTTCGGTGCGCGGCCTGATGGCCTTGATCGACGCCACCATGGACAAGATCGAGGGGGAGGCGCGCGAGAACTTCCTGATCCTGCGCGATCTCACCAAGAAGCTGCTGGAAGGGCAGGCGATGTATCGCTGCAGCCGTTGTGGCTTCGGCGCCAAGGCCCATCACTGGCAGTGTCCCAGCTGCAAGAGCTGGAGCACGATCCGCCCGATCCACGGCGTCGCCAACGAATGA
- a CDS encoding FAD-dependent oxidoreductase, with product MNFPRLFSPLDLGHTTLPNRILMGSMHTGLEDKAADYDKLAAYFAERTRGGVGLMVTGGIAPSIQGWLKPFGGRMTLPWHVGRHRKLTRAVHAEGGKLCMQILHAGRYGYHPLSVAPSKIKSPITPFTPRALSSRGVERTIADFVRCAKLAQDAGYDGVEVMGSEGYLINQFLAARTNQRTDAWGGSAEKRMRLPIDIVRRTREAVGRDFIIIYRLSMLDLVDNAQDWGEIVTLAKAIEAAGASIINTGIGWHEARVPTIVTSVPRAGFARVTKKLKGEVAIPLITTNRINMPEVAEQILADGEADMVSMARPLLADPEWPNKAKAGRSERINTCIACNQACLDHVFQNRRASCLLNPRACHETELRIDPVTTRKSIAVVGAGPAGLACATTLAERGHAVTLIDQASDIGGQFNYAKRIPGKEEFHETLRYFRHRLEDTGVTVQLRQTAEAKTLTGHDEVIIATGITPRRVSFPGSDDPRVLSYLDVLAHDRPVGSRVAIIGAGGIGFDVAEFLVEHQPSPTLDVTRWTREWGVDMQLDTRGGIAPARPEAAARKVWLLQRSEGRPGARLNKTTGWVHRATLKAKGVTMLGGVTYERFDDEGLHITVDGQAQVLPVDNVVVCAGQEPNRTLADALIRAGIKTHIIGGADVAAELDAKRAIDQGTRLAAAL from the coding sequence ATGAATTTCCCTCGCCTGTTCTCCCCGCTCGACCTCGGGCATACCACGCTGCCCAATCGCATCCTGATGGGCTCGATGCATACGGGACTGGAGGACAAGGCAGCCGACTACGACAAGCTCGCGGCCTATTTCGCCGAGCGGACGCGCGGCGGCGTGGGCCTGATGGTGACCGGCGGTATCGCGCCCAGCATCCAGGGCTGGCTGAAGCCCTTTGGCGGACGCATGACCCTGCCCTGGCACGTCGGCCGCCATCGGAAGCTGACCCGTGCGGTCCACGCGGAAGGCGGCAAGCTGTGCATGCAGATATTGCATGCGGGTCGCTACGGCTACCACCCGCTGTCGGTGGCGCCATCGAAGATCAAGTCACCCATCACGCCATTTACGCCGCGCGCGCTTTCCAGCCGTGGCGTCGAGCGCACCATCGCCGACTTCGTCCGCTGCGCGAAGCTCGCGCAGGATGCCGGTTACGACGGCGTCGAAGTGATGGGTTCGGAAGGCTATTTGATCAATCAGTTTCTCGCGGCACGTACCAACCAGCGTACCGATGCATGGGGAGGCAGCGCGGAAAAACGCATGCGCTTGCCGATCGACATCGTGCGTCGCACGCGTGAGGCGGTAGGCCGCGATTTCATCATCATCTATCGCCTGTCGATGCTCGACCTGGTGGACAACGCGCAGGACTGGGGTGAGATCGTCACGCTGGCCAAGGCCATCGAAGCAGCGGGCGCGAGCATCATCAACACCGGCATCGGCTGGCACGAGGCGCGCGTGCCGACCATCGTCACCAGCGTGCCGCGCGCCGGTTTCGCGCGGGTGACGAAGAAGCTCAAGGGCGAAGTGGCGATCCCGCTGATCACCACCAATCGCATCAACATGCCCGAGGTCGCCGAGCAGATCCTGGCCGACGGCGAAGCGGACATGGTGTCGATGGCGCGCCCGCTGCTGGCAGACCCGGAGTGGCCCAACAAGGCCAAGGCCGGTCGCAGCGAACGCATCAATACCTGCATCGCCTGCAACCAGGCGTGCCTCGATCACGTCTTCCAGAATCGTCGCGCGAGCTGCCTGCTCAACCCGCGTGCCTGCCACGAAACGGAACTGCGCATCGACCCGGTAACGACCAGGAAAAGCATCGCAGTAGTCGGCGCGGGTCCTGCAGGGCTCGCATGCGCGACGACGCTGGCCGAACGAGGTCATGCGGTGACGCTGATCGACCAGGCCAGCGATATCGGCGGCCAGTTCAATTACGCCAAGCGCATTCCAGGCAAGGAAGAATTCCACGAGACATTGCGCTATTTCCGCCATCGCCTCGAAGACACCGGCGTCACCGTCCAACTTCGTCAAACCGCGGAAGCAAAAACGCTGACAGGCCATGATGAAGTCATCATCGCCACCGGCATCACGCCGCGTCGCGTGAGCTTTCCCGGCAGCGATGATCCCCGTGTGCTGAGCTATCTGGATGTGCTTGCACATGACAGGCCAGTGGGATCACGCGTCGCCATCATCGGCGCCGGCGGCATTGGCTTCGATGTCGCCGAATTTCTCGTCGAACACCAGCCTTCTCCGACACTGGACGTCACGCGGTGGACGCGCGAATGGGGCGTGGACATGCAACTGGATACGCGAGGTGGAATCGCACCCGCAAGGCCTGAAGCAGCGGCGCGAAAAGTATGGCTGCTTCAGCGCAGCGAAGGACGCCCCGGTGCGCGCCTCAACAAGACCACCGGCTGGGTGCATCGCGCCACGCTGAAGGCCAAGGGCGTGACCATGCTTGGCGGCGTCACCTACGAGCGTTTCGACGACGAAGGTCTGCACATCACCGTCGACGGCCAAGCACAGGTCTTGCCGGTCGACAATGTGGTCGTTTGCGCGGGCCAGGAACCGAACCGCACGTTGGCGGACGCATTGATCCGGGCCGGCATCAAGACACACATCATCGGTGGCGCGGATGTGGCTGCCGAACTCGATGCCAAGCGTGCGATCGATCAGGGGACGCGGCTGGCTGCTGCTCTGTAA
- the galU gene encoding UTP--glucose-1-phosphate uridylyltransferase GalU, producing the protein MSKPLRKVVFPVAGLGTRFLPATKVVAKEMLPVLDRPLIQYAVDEAVDAGADTLVFVTNRYKHAIADYFDKAYELEAKLQEKGKDELLALVQGTLPRHVRAIFVTQPEALGLGHAVLCAKPVVGDEPFGVILPDDLIWNTGKGALRQMAELAETQNAGVIAVEEVPQNDTDKYGIVDATPIDERSAQIRHMVEKPKPADAPSNLAVVGRYVLPGRIFQLLEQTTPGAGGEIQLTDAIEALLKEQGKVLAYRFEGTRFDCGNKAGLVRATMHMALQDPKLAPVVRELMAAL; encoded by the coding sequence GTGAGCAAGCCGTTGCGCAAGGTGGTGTTCCCGGTGGCCGGTCTGGGCACGCGTTTCCTGCCCGCCACCAAGGTGGTCGCCAAGGAAATGCTGCCTGTTCTGGATCGTCCGCTGATCCAGTACGCCGTGGACGAGGCCGTGGATGCCGGCGCGGATACGCTGGTGTTCGTGACCAATCGCTACAAGCACGCCATCGCCGATTATTTCGACAAGGCCTACGAACTCGAGGCCAAGCTGCAGGAGAAGGGCAAGGACGAACTGCTCGCGCTCGTGCAGGGCACGCTGCCCAGGCACGTGCGTGCGATCTTCGTGACCCAGCCCGAGGCGCTCGGCCTTGGCCACGCGGTGCTGTGCGCCAAGCCGGTGGTGGGTGATGAGCCGTTCGGCGTGATCCTTCCTGACGACCTTATCTGGAACACGGGCAAGGGCGCGCTGCGCCAGATGGCCGAGTTGGCCGAAACGCAGAACGCCGGTGTGATCGCGGTGGAAGAAGTGCCGCAGAACGACACCGACAAGTACGGCATCGTCGACGCCACCCCGATCGACGAGCGCAGCGCGCAGATCCGCCACATGGTGGAGAAGCCCAAGCCGGCCGACGCACCGTCGAACCTGGCCGTGGTTGGCCGCTACGTGCTGCCCGGCCGCATCTTCCAGTTGCTGGAACAGACCACCCCGGGCGCCGGCGGCGAAATCCAGCTGACCGATGCCATCGAAGCGCTGCTCAAGGAACAGGGCAAGGTGCTTGCCTACCGTTTCGAAGGTACCCGCTTTGACTGTGGCAACAAGGCCGGCCTGGTGCGTGCCACCATGCACATGGCCCTGCAGGACCCCAAGCTTGCGCCGGTCGTGCGCGAGCTCATGGCAGCACTCTGA
- the rpsA gene encoding 30S ribosomal protein S1, whose amino-acid sequence MTESFAELFEQSQQAISKLKPGAIVTGIVVEIRNDVVVINAGLKSEGIVPIEQFKDEGGELEVQVGDEVKVALDALEDGFGETKLSREKAKRSMVWDDLEAAFDKEETITGKISGKVKGGFTVDIKDVRAFLPGSLVDVRPVRDPVYLEGKDLEFKIIKLDRKRNNVVVSRRAVVETEFSEEREKLLERLTEGAVVKGTVKNLTDYGAFVDLGGIDGLLHITDMAWKRVRHPSEVVNVGDELDVRVLKYDRERNRVSLGLKQLGDDPWVAIARRYPVGSRLFGKVSNVTDYGCFVEIEPGVEGLVHVSEMDWTNKNVNPAKVVQVGDETEVMVLDVDEERRRISLGIKQTRSNPWEAFAAMHKKGDKVSGQIKSITDFGIFIGLDGGIDGLVHLSDISWQASGEDLVRNFKKGDEIEAVVLAVDPERERISLGIKQMEQDPFGQFMATNPRGTIVNGTVKEVDAKGAVIDLGEGVEGYLRANDIAKERIDDATQHLKVGDKVEAKFTGMDRKGRQLQLSIRAKDEEELHDAMAEYSNASGGTTKLGALLKEQLNKAD is encoded by the coding sequence ATGACTGAAAGTTTTGCCGAGCTGTTTGAACAGAGCCAACAGGCCATCTCCAAGCTGAAGCCGGGTGCCATCGTCACCGGCATCGTTGTGGAAATCCGCAACGACGTCGTCGTGATCAATGCTGGCCTCAAGAGCGAAGGCATCGTCCCGATCGAGCAGTTCAAGGACGAGGGTGGTGAGCTGGAAGTGCAGGTTGGCGACGAGGTGAAGGTTGCCCTCGACGCCCTCGAAGACGGCTTCGGCGAGACCAAGCTCTCCCGCGAGAAGGCCAAGCGTTCCATGGTGTGGGACGACCTCGAGGCAGCCTTCGACAAGGAAGAGACCATCACCGGCAAGATCTCCGGCAAGGTCAAGGGCGGTTTCACCGTCGACATCAAGGACGTCCGCGCATTCCTGCCGGGCTCGCTGGTCGACGTCCGTCCGGTCCGCGATCCGGTCTACCTGGAAGGCAAGGACCTCGAGTTCAAGATCATCAAGCTCGACCGCAAGCGCAACAACGTTGTGGTCAGCCGCCGCGCCGTCGTCGAGACCGAGTTCTCCGAGGAGCGCGAGAAGCTGCTTGAGCGCCTGACCGAAGGCGCAGTGGTCAAGGGCACGGTCAAGAACCTCACCGACTACGGCGCGTTCGTGGACCTGGGCGGTATCGACGGCCTGCTGCACATCACCGACATGGCGTGGAAGCGCGTGCGTCATCCGTCCGAAGTCGTCAACGTCGGCGACGAGCTGGACGTCCGCGTGCTGAAGTACGACCGCGAGCGCAACCGCGTGTCGCTGGGCCTCAAGCAGCTGGGTGACGATCCGTGGGTCGCCATCGCCCGTCGCTACCCGGTCGGCAGCCGCCTGTTCGGCAAGGTCTCCAACGTCACCGATTACGGCTGCTTCGTCGAGATCGAGCCGGGCGTGGAAGGCCTGGTCCACGTGTCCGAAATGGACTGGACCAACAAGAACGTCAACCCGGCCAAGGTCGTGCAGGTTGGTGACGAGACCGAAGTGATGGTGCTGGACGTGGATGAAGAGCGTCGCCGCATCTCGCTGGGTATCAAGCAGACCCGCTCGAACCCGTGGGAAGCCTTCGCCGCCATGCACAAGAAGGGCGACAAGGTGTCCGGTCAGATCAAGTCGATCACCGACTTCGGCATCTTCATCGGCCTGGACGGCGGCATCGACGGCCTGGTCCACCTGTCCGACATCTCGTGGCAGGCCTCGGGTGAAGACCTCGTCCGCAACTTCAAGAAGGGCGACGAGATCGAAGCCGTGGTGCTGGCCGTGGATCCGGAGCGCGAGCGCATCTCCCTCGGCATCAAGCAGATGGAGCAGGATCCGTTCGGTCAGTTCATGGCCACCAACCCGCGCGGCACCATCGTCAATGGCACCGTGAAGGAAGTGGATGCCAAGGGCGCCGTGATCGATCTGGGCGAAGGCGTCGAGGGTTACCTGCGCGCCAACGACATCGCCAAGGAGCGCATCGACGATGCGACCCAGCACCTGAAGGTGGGCGACAAGGTCGAAGCCAAGTTCACCGGCATGGACCGCAAGGGCCGCCAGCTGCAGCTGTCGATCCGCGCGAAGGACGAAGAAGAACTGCACGACGCCATGGCCGAGTACTCGAACGCCTCCGGCGGTACGACGAAGCTCGGTGCGCTGCTCAAGGAGCAGCTCAACAAGGCTGACTAA
- a CDS encoding acyl-CoA-binding protein — MTDLRHEFEQAAEDIQRLGQRPDNDTLLKLYALYKQGSEGNIHGEQPGFFDFVGTAKYEAWAQLRGVSEDEAMQRYIELVRELLA, encoded by the coding sequence ATGACCGATCTGCGCCACGAATTCGAACAGGCTGCCGAAGACATCCAGCGGCTTGGCCAGCGGCCAGACAACGACACCCTGCTCAAGCTCTATGCCCTCTACAAGCAGGGTTCCGAAGGCAATATCCATGGTGAGCAGCCTGGCTTCTTCGATTTCGTAGGCACCGCCAAGTACGAAGCGTGGGCTCAGTTGCGCGGCGTGTCCGAGGACGAGGCGATGCAGCGCTACATCGAACTGGTACGCGAACTGCTGGCGTGA